In a single window of the Nicotiana tomentosiformis chromosome 8, ASM39032v3, whole genome shotgun sequence genome:
- the LOC117276616 gene encoding uncharacterized protein, with amino-acid sequence MEEELKKLTERVQSVEGGKGIEVLNYEYLCIQTDVELLEGYKPPKFEMYDGTSDPKIHLRTYCDNLVGVGNNEQIRIKLFIRSLTGDALSWYITQNPKKWANWVSMASDFMDRFRFNTKNAPDIFYIQNLKKKPTETLHEYATHWRSEAAKARPTIEEEQMNKFFVRAQDPQYYERLMVIENHKFSDIIKLGERIEEGIKTGMVTNFEAL; translated from the coding sequence ATGGAGGAGGAGCTAAAGAAACTGACAGAAAGAGTCCAGAGTGTTGAAGGCGGGAAAGGCATTGAAGTTTTGAACTATGAATACTTGTGCATCCAGACAGATGTGGAACTgctggagggttacaaacctcctaagtttgagatGTATGACGGCACCAGTGATCCTAAGATACATTTAAGAACCTATTGTGATAATCTTGTAGGAGTGGGCAATAATGAGCAAATCCGCATAAAACTGTTCATAAGAAGTCTTACAGGCGATGCCTTATCTTGGTATATTACCCAGAATCCAAAGAAGTGGGCGAactgggtaagcatggcatccgATTTCATGGATAGATTTAGGTTCAACACAAAGAATGCGCCAGACATTTTCTAtatccaaaatctcaagaagaagccaacagaaacCTTGCATGAGTATGCTACTCACTGGAGATCGGAGGCCGCCAAGGCAAGGCCGACAATAGAAGAAgagcaaatgaacaagttctttgtcagagctcaggatccacagtattatgaaagattgatggttatagagaatcacaagttctccgacatcatcaagttgggagaaaggatagaagaaggaatcaagaccGGTATGGTGACCAACTTTGAGGCACTTTAA
- the LOC138897465 gene encoding uncharacterized protein, with protein sequence MAPKKKARTGQRANVTPGVVVDPIFDDAGENPRSENIPPVTTLHDSTTTDQIAPVPTPTDDATLDPPVFTGTNLEEYPQDFIDEMYKTPRVMRATETKAVELASYRLKEVAYSWFELCKESHGEGSPPARWGEFVDAFINHFLPAETKASRAAELENLRQAALNSDMNYGKMVAFAQATETRKLRNRMEREGSNKARSAGNLGGSSGGGNSTFRGGLSGPSQSFAQSSASAPPSGPSSSLSYVTPYVAMEFGIEPEQLHESFSVSTPVGESILAARVYRDSVVTLCGRDTVADLIELIMVAFYVIIGIDWLYSRFAKLDCRTKTVRFEFPN encoded by the exons ATGGCGCCTaaaaagaaggcaagaactggccaaagagccaatgtcaccccaggagtggtagttgatcctatatttgatgatgcgggtgagaacccaaggagtgagaatattcctccagttactacattGCATGATTCCACTACAACTGATCAGatcgcacctgtccctacacctactgacgatgcaacg ttggatcctccagtgttcacgggtactaacctagAGGAGTATccccaagacttcattgatgagatgtacAAGACTccccgagttatgcgtgctactgagacaaaggcagtggaattggcttcctaccgcctgaaagaggtggcatattcttggtttgaactatgcaAGGAGTCCCATGGAGAAGGGAGCCCTCcagcaaggtggggtgagtttgtcgatgccttcattaatcatttcttgcctgccgagactaaggcatcCCGTGCTGCTGAGCTTGAGAACCTGAgacaag ctgccttgaattctgatatgaactatggtaagatggtggcattcgctcaagccacagagactcgCAAATTGAGGAACAGAATGGAGCGGgagggtagcaataaggcccggtctgcggGTAACTtaggtggttcttctggtggtggcaaTTCAACATTTAGGGGAGGGTTGTCAGGTCCAtctcagtcctttgctcagtcttcagctagtgcaccgccatcagggccca GTTCctctttgtcatatgtcactccttatgttgctatggaatttgggatagaaccggaacagcttcatgagtcgttctctgtgtctactccagttggtgaatctattttggccgcgcgggtttatagggattctGTTGTCACGTtatgtggtcgggacaccgtggccgatcttattgaattgataaTGGTCGCTTTTTATGTGATAATAGGTATAGATTGGCTTTATTCacgttttgccaagcttgattgccgaaccaaaactgttaggttcgaatttccaaattag
- the LOC138897466 gene encoding uncharacterized protein, giving the protein MHEDTNTHLMDFEEIMNTFQYSGVSRDAVYLRAFPFTLNDDAKQWLRSLPTGSIRTPEEMTRKILDKYLSSSKTGKFRREIHNFCHKENEIVFEAWERFKEIVRKCQHSGIELWMQLQDFWDRLTPASHKTLSNAAGGPSIKKNLEELVTILDELSEDANQWPSEGAKRRRSTGVHQVDATTSVQWEVLKDPTPIQNDMKLEKQSGERLKNDVYKKKKGQIKTEKKKKGETSRREEPEESQHMPSLPFPKNLYREKLDKQFGRFLDVLKQVHVNLPFTEVLSQMSACAKFLKEILTNKRKIEETSVVKLTEHCSAILQNKLPQKCGDPRSFTIPCSIGTIHFDKSLCDYVVNMEENKEVHLILGRTFLPMGRAILDIHERKLMLRMGEETVAFKINVVNGAQKEKLAVNVEWKVKGSKEGYSE; this is encoded by the exons atgCACGAAGATACAAATAcacatctgatggacttcgaggagattatgaacacctttcaatacagtGGTGTGTCACGAGATGCAGTGTacctaagggcattccccttcacactcaatgATGATGCAAAGcaatggcttcgaagcttgcccacgGGATCGATTAGAACACCGGAGGAGATGACTAGAAaaattcttgataaatatttatcCTCatctaagacgggcaagtttagaagagaaatccataacttttgccataaagagaatgaaattgtttttgaagcatgggagaggtttaaggagatcgttcgaaagtgtcaacatagtggaattgaactaTGGATGCAACTTCAGGACTTTTGGGATAGATTGACACCGGCTTCACATAAAACATtaagcaatgcagctggaggcccgtcGATTAAGAAGAATCTAGAGGAgctagttacaattcttgatgagttatctgaagatgcaaatcagtggccctctgagggTGCTAAAAGAAGAAGATCGACTGGTGTTCATCAGGTTGATGCTactacatctgtgcag tgggaAGTGTTAAAagatcccaccccgatccaaaaCGATATGAAACTTGAAAAACAAAGTGGGGAGCGGCTGAAGAATGATGTTTATAAAAAGAAGAAGGGCCAGATAAaaactgagaaaaagaagaagggagaaacttcgagaagggaggaacctgaGGAGAGCCAGCATATGCCTTCTTTACCTTTCCCCAAAAATctatatagagaaaagttggacaagcagtttgggagatttttggatgtgctgaaacaggttcatgtaaacttaccattcacagaagtgctctcacaaatgtctGCTtgtgccaaattcttgaaggagatcctgacaaataagaggaagatagaagagacctcagtggtcaagctcacagagcattgcagtgcgatattgcaaaacaaactcccacaaaaatgtggagatccaaggagttttactataccatGCTCTATAGGAACTATtcattttgataagtctttatgtgattatg tggtgaatatggaggaaaacaaggaggtcCACCTTATCCTAGGAAGAACATTCTTACCAATGGGTAGAGCGATATtggatatacatgagagaaaactcatgcttagaatgggtgaggagactgtggcTTTTAAGATAAATGTAGTAAATGGGGCACAAAAGGAAAAACTAGCTGTGaatgttgagtggaaagtgaagggctcgaaaGAAGGCTACagtgagtga